In Ovis aries strain OAR_USU_Benz2616 breed Rambouillet chromosome 16, ARS-UI_Ramb_v3.0, whole genome shotgun sequence, one DNA window encodes the following:
- the SREK1 gene encoding splicing regulatory glutamine/lysine-rich protein 1 isoform X4, which produces MTPQAAAKELEEVMKRVREAQSFISAAIEPESGKSNERKGGRSRSHTRSKSRSSSKSRSRRKRSQSKHRSRSHNRSRSRQKDRRRSKSPHKKRSKSRERRKSRSRSRSRDKRKDTREKIKEKERVKEKDREKEREKERDREKEREKEKERGKNKDKDRDKEREKDRDKDKDKEKDKERERDKDHEKERDKEKEKEQDKEKEREKDRSKETDEKRKKDKKSRTPPRSYNASRRSRSSSRERRRRRSRSSSRSPRTSKTLKRKSSRSPSPRSRNKKDKKREKEKDHISERRERERSASTRKNSNDRDGKDKVEKNNTSLKEKEHNKEPDSSVGKEVDGKDAPRTEENRVQQNGNCQPNEESLSAKAEAV; this is translated from the exons ATGACACCTCAGGCTGCAGCTAAGGAGTTAGAAGAAGTAATGAAGCGAGTGCGAGAGGCTCAGTCCTTTATCTCAGCAGCTATTGAACCAG AGTCTGGAAAGAGCAATGAAAGAAAAGGCGGTCGATCTCGTTCTCACACTCGTTCAAAATCCAGGTCTAGCTCAAAATCCCGTTCTCGAAGGAAAAGGTCGCAGTCAAAACACAG GAGTAGATCCCACAATAGATCACGTTCAAGACAAAAAGATAGACGTAGATCTAAGAGCCCTCATAAAAAACGCTCTAAATCAAGGGAGAGGCGAAAGTCAAGGAGTCGCTCACGTTCACG ggacaaaagaaaagatacccgagaaaaaatcaaggaaaaggaaagagtgaaagaaaaagatagagaaaaggaaagggaaaaggaaagagacagggaaaaggaacgtgaaaaagaaaaggaacggggtaaaaacaaagataaagacCGAGATAAAGAACGGGAAAAGGACCGAGATAAAGACAAGGACAAAGAGAAGGACAAAGAGAGAGAGCGGGACAAAGACCACGAAAAGGAGCGAGacaaagagaaggagaaggaacaagacaaagaaaaggaaCGAGAAAAGGACAGATCCAAAGAGAcagatgagaaaaggaagaaggataAAAAGTCCAGGACACCACCCAGAAGTTACAACGCGTCACGGAGATCTCGCAGTTCCAGCAG GGAAAGGCgtaggaggaggagcaggagttCTTCCAGGTCACCAAGAACATCAAAAACcctaaaaaggaaatcttctaggTCTCCATCCCCCAGGAG CAGAAATAAGAaggataaaaagagagaaaaagaaaaggaccacatcagtgaaagaagagagagagaacgtTCAGCTTCTACAAGAAAGAACTCTAATGATAGAGACGGGAAGGACAAGGTGGAGAAGAACAATACTTCACTTAAA GAGAAGGAGCACAATAAAGAACCAGATTCAAGCGTGGGCAAAGAAGTAGATGGCAAGGATGCACCAAGGACTGAGGAAAACAGAGTACAGCAAAATGGGAATTGTCAGCCCAACGAAGAGAGCCTCTCTGCCAAAGCAGAAGCAGTATAG
- the SREK1 gene encoding splicing regulatory glutamine/lysine-rich protein 1 isoform X1: MNSAGSFGLGLGFGLTPTAVIQVTNLSSAVTSEQMRTLFSFLGEIEELRLYPPDNAPLAFSSKVCYVKFRDPSSVGVAQHLTNTVFIDRALIVVPCAEGKIPEEAKALSLLAPAPTMTSLMPGAGLLPIPTPNPLTTLGVSLSSLGAIPAAALDPNIATLGEIPQPPLMGNVDPSKIDEIRRTVYVGNLNSQTTTADQLLEFFKQVGEVKFVRMAGDETQPTRFAFVEFADQNSVPRALAFNGVMFGDRPLKINHSNNAIVKPPEMTPQAAAKELEEVMKRVREAQSFISAAIEPESGKSNERKGGRSRSHTRSKSRSSSKSRSRRKRSQSKHRSRSHNRSRSRQKDRRRSKSPHKKRSKSRERRKSRSRSRSRDKRKDTREKIKEKERVKEKDREKEREKERDREKEREKEKERGKNKDKDRDKEREKDRDKDKDKEKDKERERDKDHEKERDKEKEKEQDKEKEREKDRSKETDEKRKKDKKSRTPPRSYNASRRSRSSSRERRRRRSRSSSRSPRTSKTLKRKSSRSPSPRSRNKKDKKREKEKDHISERRERERSASTRKNSNDRDGKDKVEKNNTSLKEKEHNKEPDSSVGKEVDGKDAPRTEENRVQQNGNCQPNEESLSAKAEAV, from the exons cAACGcacctcttgctttttcttccaaAGTATGTTATGTTAAGTTTCGTGATCCATCAAGTGTTGGTGTGGCCCAGCATCTAACTAACACGGTTTTTATTGACAGAGCTCTGATAGTTGTTCCTTGTGCAGAAG GTAAAATCCCAGAGGAAGCCAAAGCCCTCTCTTTATTGGCTCCTGCTCCAACCATGACAAGTCTGATGCCTGGTGCAGGCTTGCTTCCCATACCAACTCCAAATCCCTTAACTACA CTGGGCGTTTCCCTTAGCAGTTTGGGAGCTATACCAGCAGCAGCACTAGACCCCAACATTGCAACCCTTGGAGAGATACCACAGCCACCACTGATGGGGAATGTGGATCCTTCTAAAATTGATGAAATTAGGAGAACAGTCTACGTTGGCAATTTGAATTCCCAG ACAACCACAGCTGATCAGCtacttgaattttttaaacaagttGGAGAAGTGAAGTTTGTTCGGATGGCAGGTGATGAGACTCAGCCAACTCGGTTTGCTTTTGTGGAATTTGCAGACCAAAATTCTGTACCAAGGGCCCTTGCTTTTAATGGAGTTATGTTTGGAGACAGGCCACTGAA aataaaTCACTCCAACAATGCAATAGTAAAACCCCCTGAGATGACACCTCAGGCTGCAGCTAAGGAGTTAGAAGAAGTAATGAAGCGAGTGCGAGAGGCTCAGTCCTTTATCTCAGCAGCTATTGAACCAG AGTCTGGAAAGAGCAATGAAAGAAAAGGCGGTCGATCTCGTTCTCACACTCGTTCAAAATCCAGGTCTAGCTCAAAATCCCGTTCTCGAAGGAAAAGGTCGCAGTCAAAACACAG GAGTAGATCCCACAATAGATCACGTTCAAGACAAAAAGATAGACGTAGATCTAAGAGCCCTCATAAAAAACGCTCTAAATCAAGGGAGAGGCGAAAGTCAAGGAGTCGCTCACGTTCACG ggacaaaagaaaagatacccgagaaaaaatcaaggaaaaggaaagagtgaaagaaaaagatagagaaaaggaaagggaaaaggaaagagacagggaaaaggaacgtgaaaaagaaaaggaacggggtaaaaacaaagataaagacCGAGATAAAGAACGGGAAAAGGACCGAGATAAAGACAAGGACAAAGAGAAGGACAAAGAGAGAGAGCGGGACAAAGACCACGAAAAGGAGCGAGacaaagagaaggagaaggaacaagacaaagaaaaggaaCGAGAAAAGGACAGATCCAAAGAGAcagatgagaaaaggaagaaggataAAAAGTCCAGGACACCACCCAGAAGTTACAACGCGTCACGGAGATCTCGCAGTTCCAGCAG GGAAAGGCgtaggaggaggagcaggagttCTTCCAGGTCACCAAGAACATCAAAAACcctaaaaaggaaatcttctaggTCTCCATCCCCCAGGAG CAGAAATAAGAaggataaaaagagagaaaaagaaaaggaccacatcagtgaaagaagagagagagaacgtTCAGCTTCTACAAGAAAGAACTCTAATGATAGAGACGGGAAGGACAAGGTGGAGAAGAACAATACTTCACTTAAA GAGAAGGAGCACAATAAAGAACCAGATTCAAGCGTGGGCAAAGAAGTAGATGGCAAGGATGCACCAAGGACTGAGGAAAACAGAGTACAGCAAAATGGGAATTGTCAGCCCAACGAAGAGAGCCTCTCTGCCAAAGCAGAAGCAGTATAG
- the SREK1 gene encoding splicing regulatory glutamine/lysine-rich protein 1 isoform X2: MNSAGSFGLGLGFGLTPTAVIQVTNLSSAVTSEQMRTLFSFLGEIEELRLYPPDNAPLAFSSKVCYVKFRDPSSVGVAQHLTNTVFIDRALIVVPCAEGKIPEEAKALSLLAPAPTMTSLMPGAGLLPIPTPNPLTTLGVSLSSLGAIPAAALDPNIATLGEIPQPPLMGNVDPSKIDEIRRTVYVGNLNSQTTTADQLLEFFKQVGEVKFVRMAGDETQPTRFAFVEFADQNSVPRALAFNGVMFGDRPLKINHSNNAIVKPPEMTPQAAAKELEEVMKRVREAQSFISAAIEPESGKSNERKGGRSRSHTRSKSRSSSKSRSRRKRSQSKHRSRSHNRSRSRQKDRRRSKSPHKKRSKSRERRKSRSRSRSRDKRKDTREKIKEKERVKEKDREKEREKERDREKEREKEKERGKNKDKDRDKEREKDRDKDKDKEKDKERERDKDHEKERDKEKEKEQDKEKEREKDRSKETDEKRKKDKKSRTPPRSYNASRRSRSSSRERRRRRSRSSSRSPRTSKTLKRKSSRSPSPRRNKKDKKREKEKDHISERRERERSASTRKNSNDRDGKDKVEKNNTSLKEKEHNKEPDSSVGKEVDGKDAPRTEENRVQQNGNCQPNEESLSAKAEAV; the protein is encoded by the exons cAACGcacctcttgctttttcttccaaAGTATGTTATGTTAAGTTTCGTGATCCATCAAGTGTTGGTGTGGCCCAGCATCTAACTAACACGGTTTTTATTGACAGAGCTCTGATAGTTGTTCCTTGTGCAGAAG GTAAAATCCCAGAGGAAGCCAAAGCCCTCTCTTTATTGGCTCCTGCTCCAACCATGACAAGTCTGATGCCTGGTGCAGGCTTGCTTCCCATACCAACTCCAAATCCCTTAACTACA CTGGGCGTTTCCCTTAGCAGTTTGGGAGCTATACCAGCAGCAGCACTAGACCCCAACATTGCAACCCTTGGAGAGATACCACAGCCACCACTGATGGGGAATGTGGATCCTTCTAAAATTGATGAAATTAGGAGAACAGTCTACGTTGGCAATTTGAATTCCCAG ACAACCACAGCTGATCAGCtacttgaattttttaaacaagttGGAGAAGTGAAGTTTGTTCGGATGGCAGGTGATGAGACTCAGCCAACTCGGTTTGCTTTTGTGGAATTTGCAGACCAAAATTCTGTACCAAGGGCCCTTGCTTTTAATGGAGTTATGTTTGGAGACAGGCCACTGAA aataaaTCACTCCAACAATGCAATAGTAAAACCCCCTGAGATGACACCTCAGGCTGCAGCTAAGGAGTTAGAAGAAGTAATGAAGCGAGTGCGAGAGGCTCAGTCCTTTATCTCAGCAGCTATTGAACCAG AGTCTGGAAAGAGCAATGAAAGAAAAGGCGGTCGATCTCGTTCTCACACTCGTTCAAAATCCAGGTCTAGCTCAAAATCCCGTTCTCGAAGGAAAAGGTCGCAGTCAAAACACAG GAGTAGATCCCACAATAGATCACGTTCAAGACAAAAAGATAGACGTAGATCTAAGAGCCCTCATAAAAAACGCTCTAAATCAAGGGAGAGGCGAAAGTCAAGGAGTCGCTCACGTTCACG ggacaaaagaaaagatacccgagaaaaaatcaaggaaaaggaaagagtgaaagaaaaagatagagaaaaggaaagggaaaaggaaagagacagggaaaaggaacgtgaaaaagaaaaggaacggggtaaaaacaaagataaagacCGAGATAAAGAACGGGAAAAGGACCGAGATAAAGACAAGGACAAAGAGAAGGACAAAGAGAGAGAGCGGGACAAAGACCACGAAAAGGAGCGAGacaaagagaaggagaaggaacaagacaaagaaaaggaaCGAGAAAAGGACAGATCCAAAGAGAcagatgagaaaaggaagaaggataAAAAGTCCAGGACACCACCCAGAAGTTACAACGCGTCACGGAGATCTCGCAGTTCCAGCAG GGAAAGGCgtaggaggaggagcaggagttCTTCCAGGTCACCAAGAACATCAAAAACcctaaaaaggaaatcttctaggTCTCCATCCCCCAGGAG AAATAAGAaggataaaaagagagaaaaagaaaaggaccacatcagtgaaagaagagagagagaacgtTCAGCTTCTACAAGAAAGAACTCTAATGATAGAGACGGGAAGGACAAGGTGGAGAAGAACAATACTTCACTTAAA GAGAAGGAGCACAATAAAGAACCAGATTCAAGCGTGGGCAAAGAAGTAGATGGCAAGGATGCACCAAGGACTGAGGAAAACAGAGTACAGCAAAATGGGAATTGTCAGCCCAACGAAGAGAGCCTCTCTGCCAAAGCAGAAGCAGTATAG
- the SREK1 gene encoding splicing regulatory glutamine/lysine-rich protein 1 isoform X3 gives MTSLMPGAGLLPIPTPNPLTTLGVSLSSLGAIPAAALDPNIATLGEIPQPPLMGNVDPSKIDEIRRTVYVGNLNSQTTTADQLLEFFKQVGEVKFVRMAGDETQPTRFAFVEFADQNSVPRALAFNGVMFGDRPLKINHSNNAIVKPPEMTPQAAAKELEEVMKRVREAQSFISAAIEPESGKSNERKGGRSRSHTRSKSRSSSKSRSRRKRSQSKHRSRSHNRSRSRQKDRRRSKSPHKKRSKSRERRKSRSRSRSRDKRKDTREKIKEKERVKEKDREKEREKERDREKEREKEKERGKNKDKDRDKEREKDRDKDKDKEKDKERERDKDHEKERDKEKEKEQDKEKEREKDRSKETDEKRKKDKKSRTPPRSYNASRRSRSSSRERRRRRSRSSSRSPRTSKTLKRKSSRSPSPRSRNKKDKKREKEKDHISERRERERSASTRKNSNDRDGKDKVEKNNTSLKEKEHNKEPDSSVGKEVDGKDAPRTEENRVQQNGNCQPNEESLSAKAEAV, from the exons ATGACAAGTCTGATGCCTGGTGCAGGCTTGCTTCCCATACCAACTCCAAATCCCTTAACTACA CTGGGCGTTTCCCTTAGCAGTTTGGGAGCTATACCAGCAGCAGCACTAGACCCCAACATTGCAACCCTTGGAGAGATACCACAGCCACCACTGATGGGGAATGTGGATCCTTCTAAAATTGATGAAATTAGGAGAACAGTCTACGTTGGCAATTTGAATTCCCAG ACAACCACAGCTGATCAGCtacttgaattttttaaacaagttGGAGAAGTGAAGTTTGTTCGGATGGCAGGTGATGAGACTCAGCCAACTCGGTTTGCTTTTGTGGAATTTGCAGACCAAAATTCTGTACCAAGGGCCCTTGCTTTTAATGGAGTTATGTTTGGAGACAGGCCACTGAA aataaaTCACTCCAACAATGCAATAGTAAAACCCCCTGAGATGACACCTCAGGCTGCAGCTAAGGAGTTAGAAGAAGTAATGAAGCGAGTGCGAGAGGCTCAGTCCTTTATCTCAGCAGCTATTGAACCAG AGTCTGGAAAGAGCAATGAAAGAAAAGGCGGTCGATCTCGTTCTCACACTCGTTCAAAATCCAGGTCTAGCTCAAAATCCCGTTCTCGAAGGAAAAGGTCGCAGTCAAAACACAG GAGTAGATCCCACAATAGATCACGTTCAAGACAAAAAGATAGACGTAGATCTAAGAGCCCTCATAAAAAACGCTCTAAATCAAGGGAGAGGCGAAAGTCAAGGAGTCGCTCACGTTCACG ggacaaaagaaaagatacccgagaaaaaatcaaggaaaaggaaagagtgaaagaaaaagatagagaaaaggaaagggaaaaggaaagagacagggaaaaggaacgtgaaaaagaaaaggaacggggtaaaaacaaagataaagacCGAGATAAAGAACGGGAAAAGGACCGAGATAAAGACAAGGACAAAGAGAAGGACAAAGAGAGAGAGCGGGACAAAGACCACGAAAAGGAGCGAGacaaagagaaggagaaggaacaagacaaagaaaaggaaCGAGAAAAGGACAGATCCAAAGAGAcagatgagaaaaggaagaaggataAAAAGTCCAGGACACCACCCAGAAGTTACAACGCGTCACGGAGATCTCGCAGTTCCAGCAG GGAAAGGCgtaggaggaggagcaggagttCTTCCAGGTCACCAAGAACATCAAAAACcctaaaaaggaaatcttctaggTCTCCATCCCCCAGGAG CAGAAATAAGAaggataaaaagagagaaaaagaaaaggaccacatcagtgaaagaagagagagagaacgtTCAGCTTCTACAAGAAAGAACTCTAATGATAGAGACGGGAAGGACAAGGTGGAGAAGAACAATACTTCACTTAAA GAGAAGGAGCACAATAAAGAACCAGATTCAAGCGTGGGCAAAGAAGTAGATGGCAAGGATGCACCAAGGACTGAGGAAAACAGAGTACAGCAAAATGGGAATTGTCAGCCCAACGAAGAGAGCCTCTCTGCCAAAGCAGAAGCAGTATAG